In Fuerstiella sp., a single genomic region encodes these proteins:
- a CDS encoding M81 family metallopeptidase gives MNTTQRIAIGGILTECNHLGGLPIEIAVYEDSGLYRDDEVLQLTSSVVGGMLAELSEAGAEPVPLIYASACAAGPITQECYRQLRSEWLERLRASLPVDGVLLPLHGAALAEGVDDPEGDMIEAARRLVGPDVPIVVTLDLHAHVTQQMVRHADGLLAWETYPHHDQFSTGQRGVRLLLDILAGRCRPTMAMAKVPVLTSAIHGSTLDDDPFADLMRFTKSLEQRDRVLSTSLFLLHAYMDCENMGSGGLVITDDDPKLAESLATEIAQRYWERRHDLEPKTVSPRDAIEAGMSIDGGPVILVETADCCGGGAAGDSIAALSALVDSGTDEFSIVPLVDPDAAAVCHASGTGAKISLELGHKLDPRWGNSRKFDGEIESLLDGRFVYTGGQWEGHQEHMGPTAVFRIGAVRVLVMSRATYDWADEQFRAADLNPVDAKFIVVKNPMNYRVAYGDVARQVIILDTPGPTPPTLKHVRYKKINGPYFPANAEIPGLQPTLLQ, from the coding sequence ATGAATACAACTCAACGTATCGCTATAGGCGGGATTCTGACGGAGTGCAATCATCTGGGCGGTCTGCCTATCGAAATAGCCGTCTACGAAGATTCCGGGCTGTATCGTGATGATGAAGTTCTGCAGCTGACGTCCAGTGTCGTGGGTGGCATGCTGGCTGAACTTTCCGAAGCAGGTGCTGAACCCGTGCCTCTGATTTATGCGTCGGCATGTGCCGCCGGTCCAATCACTCAGGAGTGCTACAGACAGTTGCGCAGCGAATGGCTCGAGCGGCTCCGTGCCTCACTGCCTGTCGACGGAGTATTGCTGCCACTCCACGGGGCCGCCCTGGCCGAAGGTGTGGATGATCCGGAGGGCGACATGATTGAGGCAGCCCGCCGGCTTGTTGGTCCCGATGTCCCCATCGTGGTTACCCTGGATCTGCACGCTCATGTGACCCAGCAAATGGTCCGTCATGCGGACGGGTTGCTGGCCTGGGAAACCTATCCTCATCATGACCAGTTTTCCACGGGACAGCGGGGCGTGCGTCTGCTGCTGGACATACTTGCCGGTCGTTGCCGTCCGACAATGGCGATGGCGAAGGTACCTGTCCTCACCAGTGCCATTCACGGTTCGACACTGGATGACGACCCGTTTGCGGATCTGATGCGATTCACAAAGTCACTGGAGCAGCGTGACCGTGTGCTTTCCACCAGCCTGTTCCTGCTGCATGCGTATATGGATTGTGAAAATATGGGCAGTGGCGGCTTGGTTATTACTGACGATGACCCGAAACTGGCAGAGAGTCTGGCGACAGAGATTGCACAGCGATACTGGGAACGACGACATGATCTGGAACCGAAAACTGTGTCGCCCAGGGATGCGATCGAAGCTGGAATGAGTATTGATGGTGGCCCGGTGATTCTTGTTGAAACGGCAGATTGTTGTGGAGGCGGAGCAGCCGGAGACAGCATTGCAGCATTGTCAGCGCTGGTGGACAGCGGCACGGATGAATTTTCCATTGTGCCGCTTGTTGATCCGGATGCGGCGGCGGTGTGCCACGCGTCAGGAACAGGGGCGAAAATCTCCCTGGAACTCGGCCACAAGCTCGATCCTCGCTGGGGAAATTCGCGGAAATTCGATGGTGAAATAGAAAGTCTGCTTGACGGCAGGTTTGTTTACACGGGAGGTCAGTGGGAAGGACATCAGGAACACATGGGGCCAACTGCTGTCTTTCGAATCGGAGCCGTTCGGGTTCTTGTGATGAGCCGGGCAACTTACGACTGGGCCGATGAGCAGTTTCGCGCCGCAGATCTCAACCCGGTCGATGCAAAATTTATTGTGGTAAAGAATCCCATGAATTACCGGGTGGCCTATGGGGACGTTGCCAGGCAGGTGATCATACTGGACACGCCTGGTCCAACTCCTCCCACCCTGAAACACGTCCGATACAAAAAAATCAATGGACCTTATTTCCCTGCCAATGCTGAAATTCCAGGACTTCAGCCGACACTTCTGCAGTGA
- a CDS encoding PQQ-binding-like beta-propeller repeat protein produces MQLTSDLTNMNQRAGSYALFVIMFVVTLSDCTYASEESRGPDGVRMAKFTDMRTEQVTARWRSLSRIAAEQLMQGPGDGQVIILDAHHVGRNGHFTVGIRTSFNEVPRLRGLVLTNTPIDSAALESLHQIPELEFLDLSGTTIDDAALEHVSRLQYLRTLDLSFTQVSAAGLAHLEKLNNLQTLILKGRQITDTWLSTVGKLRSLQELHITDAQISDDGLAALTPLRELRAVALGGTPVTGSGLDHLRGLRNLRLLDVSNTELDNKGLATISSLDQLTALSVEFCGSLTGDGLVHLTKLSGLQALSLRQTGFRNRFTGKIVRNIAPLKRLEVLDLFATAIDDDALVHLAALVELRELDLSLTKVTDPGLVHLANLPQLEKLSIDSHAGFSKPVVTDEGLKTISRLQTLESLSLVGARVTAAGVRELKTALPKLRTLRREGEDLSSPAVVNRGNTTPIERDGSWPGWRGPNRNGQSNETGLLSSWSTDGPPLAWSVSTVGKGWASVAVADGAIYTIGRATVQSEDQPSEVFVIALAVSDGSLLWKRSVGRTDRNAMSTPIVDSGLVFALDPDGALRCLDATTGDQVWSRHYVDDFGGRPPQGRGFAETPLVDRGRLICTPGGQQTGIVALDMQSGNLIWEQPLPDFGTSTRDEPCFASPLVTEIAGRRIYIVTIGRGVAVIDATDGTFLCGYDGLDGFTISTPVVREDLVFSSIGSGTGSALIRLVPNTTGGIDVNEQYSLAAGRFQNQHGGFVLVGDSIFGGHGNNNGLPTCIDVATGEILWKTRGPGTGSASVIYADGHLYFRYQDGVMALIDASRDGYRLKGSFQIPGAGRERWAHPAIAGKRLYLREHEHLFVYDLRIRP; encoded by the coding sequence GTGCAGTTGACTTCTGACTTAACAAATATGAATCAGCGAGCTGGTTCATACGCACTGTTCGTCATCATGTTTGTAGTCACCTTGTCGGACTGCACTTATGCTTCTGAAGAAAGTCGCGGCCCGGATGGTGTCCGCATGGCAAAGTTCACTGACATGCGGACGGAACAGGTAACCGCCCGGTGGCGCAGTCTCTCACGAATCGCAGCTGAGCAACTGATGCAGGGGCCCGGAGATGGTCAAGTCATCATTCTTGACGCACATCATGTCGGGCGGAACGGGCATTTTACTGTAGGAATCCGGACCAGTTTTAACGAGGTTCCCCGGCTCCGGGGCCTCGTCCTCACAAACACACCAATTGACTCTGCAGCATTGGAATCCCTGCATCAGATTCCGGAACTGGAGTTTCTCGACCTGTCGGGAACCACCATCGACGATGCGGCACTGGAACATGTCAGCCGACTTCAGTATCTGCGCACGCTTGACCTCAGTTTCACCCAAGTCTCAGCAGCCGGACTTGCGCACCTGGAAAAACTCAATAACCTGCAAACACTGATTCTCAAGGGCCGACAGATCACGGATACATGGCTCAGCACCGTCGGCAAACTACGCTCGCTGCAGGAACTGCATATCACCGACGCTCAGATTTCAGATGACGGACTCGCTGCCCTCACGCCCCTCAGGGAGCTTCGCGCTGTCGCTCTGGGAGGTACACCAGTCACCGGATCCGGACTGGACCACCTGCGGGGTCTTCGCAATCTCCGGCTTCTGGACGTGTCCAACACAGAACTGGACAACAAGGGTCTCGCCACAATCTCCTCTTTGGACCAACTGACCGCGCTCAGCGTGGAATTCTGTGGGTCACTGACCGGTGACGGACTTGTCCATCTAACGAAGCTAAGCGGGCTGCAGGCGTTAAGTCTCCGCCAGACAGGATTCCGCAATCGCTTCACCGGAAAAATCGTACGAAACATTGCTCCGCTCAAACGACTGGAGGTCCTCGATCTGTTCGCAACAGCAATCGACGACGACGCACTCGTTCACCTCGCTGCGCTCGTCGAACTGAGAGAGCTCGATCTCAGCCTCACAAAAGTGACCGATCCAGGGCTCGTCCACCTCGCCAACCTCCCACAGCTGGAAAAGCTTTCGATCGATTCGCACGCGGGCTTCAGTAAGCCCGTTGTCACGGACGAAGGTCTGAAGACGATCTCTCGTCTCCAAACACTCGAGTCTCTGAGCCTCGTGGGGGCTCGAGTCACCGCCGCCGGCGTCCGGGAACTGAAAACGGCACTGCCAAAACTTCGGACACTGCGTCGGGAGGGTGAAGATCTAAGCTCGCCGGCCGTGGTAAATCGCGGTAATACGACACCGATCGAACGCGACGGATCCTGGCCCGGATGGCGTGGTCCCAATCGAAACGGTCAATCAAACGAGACCGGACTACTCTCTTCATGGAGCACCGATGGACCGCCGCTGGCGTGGAGCGTCTCAACAGTCGGGAAAGGCTGGGCATCGGTCGCCGTTGCCGATGGAGCAATTTATACGATTGGTAGAGCGACTGTTCAAAGCGAGGACCAACCGTCCGAGGTCTTTGTCATTGCTCTGGCGGTCAGCGACGGAAGTTTACTCTGGAAACGCTCCGTCGGCAGGACCGACAGGAACGCGATGTCGACCCCTATCGTCGATTCCGGACTCGTCTTCGCGCTGGATCCTGACGGCGCACTCCGGTGTCTGGACGCGACAACCGGCGATCAGGTGTGGAGTCGCCATTACGTCGACGATTTCGGCGGCAGGCCGCCGCAGGGACGGGGATTCGCGGAAACACCGCTGGTTGATCGGGGACGACTGATCTGCACACCCGGTGGTCAGCAAACAGGCATCGTCGCCCTGGACATGCAAAGCGGGAACCTGATCTGGGAACAACCTCTGCCTGACTTCGGTACTTCCACTCGCGACGAACCGTGCTTCGCCTCACCTCTGGTCACTGAGATTGCCGGCAGGCGAATCTATATCGTTACCATCGGCCGCGGTGTGGCAGTCATCGACGCAACAGACGGAACATTTCTCTGCGGTTATGACGGACTCGACGGTTTCACCATCTCGACGCCGGTGGTACGGGAAGATCTTGTGTTCAGTTCAATCGGATCCGGCACCGGAAGTGCGCTCATCCGACTGGTGCCAAACACGACTGGCGGAATTGACGTGAACGAACAATATTCGCTTGCTGCCGGCAGGTTTCAAAATCAGCACGGTGGATTCGTGCTTGTTGGCGACTCGATCTTTGGTGGCCACGGCAACAACAACGGACTGCCAACCTGTATCGACGTCGCAACAGGAGAAATTCTTTGGAAGACTCGTGGTCCGGGAACCGGGTCAGCGTCCGTCATTTATGCGGATGGACACCTTTATTTCCGTTACCAGGACGGTGTCATGGCACTGATCGATGCGTCACGGGACGGTTACAGACTCAAAGGATCGTTTCAAATCCCCGGGGCAGGCCGGGAACGATGGGCTCACCCGGCCATTGCCGGAAAACGACTGTATCTGCGAGAGCACGAGCACCTGTTCGTTTACGATCTTCGTATCCGCCCGTGA
- a CDS encoding C45 family peptidase — translation MAPFHVVELRGTSRERGEQYGRTLRKPIERAIEFYGSFFRKQLGFDRTEVRRRSALFIEPTSRLSKELITEYEGIAAGSGQTLEDIFSISARYEITFEEYALGECSNVYVGPEHSATGHCLLGQSWDWRPEVMDFRAIVKAHCDDLPDHIMITECGQPGKYGFNEHGIGVVAAGLNCEEKTSVGDQLFVALGRVALQAQTLSAACQVLENFAPRATVNCLLADSSGDAANFEYAPHKVARRDLAHNEVYWHTNHCREVDEPTEFENSLVRGERWTELTKNPNAVTPELVQEWLADRSSSTHSICQLVDLSQPDSPTRIQTLASIVLDLTSRTMWASDGPASETPYQSFRLSED, via the coding sequence ATGGCACCGTTTCACGTCGTTGAACTGCGAGGCACAAGCAGAGAGCGTGGCGAACAGTACGGCCGCACGCTGAGAAAGCCGATCGAACGCGCGATTGAATTTTACGGTTCTTTTTTTCGGAAGCAGCTCGGTTTTGATCGCACAGAGGTTCGACGCCGGTCCGCCCTGTTCATCGAGCCAACATCGCGGCTCAGTAAAGAGCTGATCACAGAATATGAAGGCATTGCCGCGGGTTCCGGACAAACACTCGAGGATATTTTTTCGATCTCAGCCCGTTACGAAATCACGTTTGAAGAGTACGCGCTGGGAGAATGCTCCAATGTTTACGTGGGCCCCGAACATTCAGCAACCGGTCACTGTTTGCTTGGGCAAAGCTGGGACTGGCGCCCCGAGGTCATGGACTTCCGGGCAATCGTCAAAGCACACTGCGACGATCTCCCCGACCACATTATGATTACGGAATGCGGACAACCGGGTAAGTATGGTTTTAACGAACACGGAATCGGAGTGGTGGCCGCCGGATTGAATTGCGAGGAAAAGACCAGCGTGGGAGACCAGTTGTTCGTTGCTTTGGGACGAGTCGCTCTGCAGGCACAGACGCTTTCTGCAGCCTGTCAGGTTTTGGAAAACTTCGCTCCACGAGCAACCGTCAATTGTCTCCTTGCTGACTCATCAGGAGACGCCGCTAATTTTGAATATGCCCCGCATAAGGTCGCACGCCGTGACCTGGCTCACAACGAAGTCTACTGGCACACCAACCACTGCCGCGAAGTCGACGAACCCACTGAGTTCGAAAACAGTCTGGTGCGCGGTGAGCGCTGGACTGAGCTAACAAAGAACCCGAATGCCGTCACGCCGGAACTGGTCCAGGAGTGGCTTGCCGACCGCAGCTCGTCAACACATTCAATTTGTCAGCTTGTGGACCTTTCCCAGCCGGATTCGCCTACACGGATTCAGACACTCGCCTCAATCGTGCTCGATCTGACATCACGTACGATGTGGGCCAGTGACGGACCGGCATCGGAAACACCCTATCAGAGCTTTCGACTTTCGGAAGACTGA